A stretch of the Alnus glutinosa chromosome 6, dhAlnGlut1.1, whole genome shotgun sequence genome encodes the following:
- the LOC133871938 gene encoding growth-regulating factor 6-like: protein MDFGVLSLDGLMGSDAGFSSLASDPETKQKWYGAGFLKQERSAGTFEDDWRSSKLAKTDDFSASKAMLFQQRNALLRSNCTLFSDGHQQQQMLSFSSPKSEPFLVEKNSQNAPLPYFQHALPAYNRNTGYSSGSLNGASVHGVLAGARGPFTPSQWMELEHQALIYKYINANMPVPSNLLIPIRKALDYAGFSSFPGSLLRPNTLGWGSFHLGFSNNDPEPGRCRRTDGKKWRCSRDAVADQKYCERHMNRGRHRSRKPVEGQTGHAITGTTAATTTNASTSTKLMSIASSPSGSVVVAPGSGRSAATNSLAHQQLKNLQPGASNPSAATTISRMLMNKENVSETMQDTPSLSILCPSIDHKPKENSFMIQKQQNPYEESSRNVFGLVTSDSLLNPSHKTSSLMNCSSQELSDRGTESQRSLRHFIDDWPKTQSDRSTISWPELDVQSDRTQLSISIPMASSEFISSTSSPTNEKLTLSPLRLTILNETNQKQANWIPISWETSMGGPLGEVLHHSSNSVGDCKNSSALNLMTGGSWDNSPPIGSSPTGVLQRTTFGSLSNSSAGSSPRADNHRTLEGASQCNDLLGSTLVNSSSLPAL from the exons ATGGATTTTGGGGTGTTGAGTTTGGATGGGTTAATGGGTTCAGACGCTGGTTTTTCTTCTCTTGCTTCAGATCCTGAGACAAAGCAGAAATGGTACGGAGCCGGCTTCCTCAAGCAGGAGAGATCTGCTGGCACCTTTGAAGATGACTGGAGGAGCTCAAAGCTGGCCAAGACTGATGATTTCTCTGCCTCCAAAGCCATGCTGTTTCAGCAGAGAAATGCTTTACTGAGATCTAATTGCACTCTCTTCTCTGATGGTCACCAACAGCAGCAAATGCTGAGCTTCTCTTCCCCCAAATCAGAACCTTTTTTAGTGGAAAAGAACTCTCAGAATGCCCCATTGCCTTACTTTCAACACGCATTACCTGCTTATAATAGAAATACAG GCTATAGCTCTGGAAGCTTGAATGGGGCAAGCGTGCATGGTGTTCTAGCAGGAGCCAGAGGGCCATTCACTCCATCTCAATGGATGGAGCTAGAACACCAGGCCTTGATCTACAAATACATCAATGCAAATATGCCTGTTCCATCTAACCTGCTCATCCCCATAAGAAAAGCCCTTGATTATGCCGGCTTCTCTAGCTTTCCTGGGAGCCTTCTGAGACCCAATACCT TGGGATGGGGTTCTTTCCATCTGGGATTCTCCAACAACGATCCTGAGCCCGGAAGGTGTCGGAGGACCGACGGGAAGAAATGGCGGTGCTCCAGAGATGCGGTTGCTGATCAGAAATATTGTGAGCGACACATGAACAGGGGCCGCCATCGTTCAAGAAAGCCTGTGGAAGGTCAAACCGGCCATGCCATTACCGGGACCACCGCCGCCACCACCACCAATGCAAGCACTAGCACAAAGCTGATGTCTATTGCTTCATCCCCATCAGGGTCGGTGGTCGTGGCACCCGGCAGTGGCAGAAGCGCTGCGACCAACAGCCTAGCGCACCAACAACTCAAGAACTTGCAGCCTGGTGCATCTAATCCTTCTGCTGCCACCACCATTAGCAG GATGCTTATGAACAAGGAGAATGTGAGCGAGACAATGCAAGACACACCCAGCCTCTCCATTCTATGCCCCTCCATTGACCATAAACCTAAAGAGAACTCTTTCATGATTCAGAAACAGCAAAACCCATATGAAGAATCCTCTAGAAATGTGTTTGGGCTAGTCACTTCTGATTCCCTCCTCAACCCTTCACACAAAACCTCTAGTCTAATGAACTGCTCTTCACAAGAGCTCAGTGACAGAGGAACCGAATCGCAACGATCTCTTCGTCATTTCATTGACGACTGGCCTAAAACCCAATCTGATCGCTCAACCATTTCCTGGCCTGAGCTCGACGTGCAGTCGGACAGAACCCAGTTGTCAATTTCAATCCCCATGGCTTCCTCAGAGTTCATCTCATCCACTTCCTCTCCCACCAATGAGAAACTCACACTCTCGCCCCTCAGACTTACTATCCTTAATGAGACAAACCAAAAGCAGGCAAATTGGATTCCCATCTCTTGGGAAACATCCATGGGAGGTCCTTTAGGAGAGGTTTTGCATCATAGTAGTAATAGTGTAGGGGACTGCAAGAATTCGTCTGCACTTAACCTTATGACTGGGGGCAGCTGGGACAATAGTCCACCCATAGGGTCATCTCCTACAGGGGTCCTACAGAGGACCACTTTTGGGTCTCTTTCTAACAGCAGTGCAGGGAGCAGCCCTAGAGCCGACAACCACAGGACCCTTGAAGGGGCTAGCCAGTGTAATGACCTCCTTGGCTCAACTCTTGTGAATTCTTCGTCCTTGCCTGCCTTGTAG